Proteins encoded by one window of Chryseobacterium foetidum:
- a CDS encoding sensor histidine kinase: MNNKFIPIISVFMTISLIVFVTLQFYWLKRYYTALEQDFSNKVYSVLENSAKTVSDLEVKKYLNEDYKGFRDNILANKDQPTLTTIQQVEDSGSQRQIVYSKSLVEKVQFPLSKKGDTLNLTKLYSDDAAYRIKRDTSQREALTAEINQDIQNGDYTMKEFVKVNGNNLPINKRVDQKTLDSVISKELRMKGITAEYGFGVIDKNSKPTKLETKIFKDKKESSSYSYPLFTDNDDRTLYTLALVFPKKEYSLAMNNWPMLLGTFLSLLTILGIYIISINYMMRQKKLAEVKTDFINNMSHEFKTPLATISVATDSLANDKIATNPEKVRYYSALIKQENLRMKKQVENVLNMSKLERNEVKLFLKETNVRELIKATTESFNLIVAQRNGSLRQEFNATKYTFKIDEFHISNMLVNLLDNANKYSPDTPDIFVKTRNEGNFYVIEISDKGMGMETQNKMKIFEKFFREETGNIHNVKGQGLGLSYVKKIVELHKGQVIVDSNKGEGSTFIIKLPMA, translated from the coding sequence ATGAATAATAAATTTATTCCTATAATTTCGGTCTTCATGACCATTTCTCTTATCGTTTTTGTCACCCTCCAGTTTTATTGGCTGAAGCGTTATTATACTGCCTTAGAACAAGATTTTTCAAATAAAGTATATTCAGTTTTAGAAAATTCCGCTAAGACAGTTTCTGATCTGGAAGTGAAAAAATATCTTAATGAAGATTATAAAGGTTTCAGAGATAATATTTTAGCCAATAAAGACCAGCCGACTCTGACGACCATTCAGCAGGTTGAGGATTCAGGAAGTCAAAGACAGATTGTTTATTCTAAAAGTTTGGTAGAAAAAGTTCAGTTTCCTCTTTCAAAAAAGGGAGATACTTTAAATCTTACTAAATTATACAGTGATGATGCGGCTTACAGGATAAAACGGGATACTTCGCAGCGTGAAGCTCTCACAGCTGAAATCAATCAGGATATTCAGAATGGCGATTATACAATGAAAGAGTTTGTGAAGGTAAACGGAAACAATCTCCCAATCAACAAAAGAGTAGATCAGAAAACACTTGATTCCGTCATTTCCAAAGAGTTGCGAATGAAAGGAATTACGGCGGAGTACGGTTTCGGAGTGATAGATAAAAACAGCAAGCCAACCAAGCTTGAAACGAAGATTTTTAAAGATAAAAAAGAAAGCAGCAGCTATTCCTATCCTTTATTTACAGATAACGACGACCGAACGCTTTACACTTTAGCTTTGGTTTTCCCTAAAAAAGAATATTCTCTGGCAATGAATAACTGGCCGATGCTTCTCGGAACTTTTCTTTCGCTACTTACGATCTTAGGGATTTACATTATCTCAATCAATTACATGATGCGTCAGAAGAAACTGGCAGAAGTAAAGACCGATTTCATCAATAATATGTCACATGAGTTTAAAACGCCTCTGGCAACCATTTCTGTGGCTACTGATTCTTTGGCGAACGATAAAATAGCCACCAACCCTGAGAAAGTGAGGTATTATTCTGCATTGATTAAGCAGGAAAATTTAAGGATGAAAAAGCAGGTAGAAAACGTTCTGAATATGTCTAAACTGGAACGGAATGAAGTCAAACTTTTCCTCAAAGAAACCAACGTACGGGAACTGATCAAAGCAACTACAGAATCATTCAATCTTATTGTAGCACAGCGGAACGGGAGTTTGAGACAGGAATTTAATGCCACAAAATATACCTTCAAAATTGATGAATTCCACATCTCGAATATGCTGGTCAATCTTTTAGATAATGCCAATAAATATTCGCCGGATACGCCTGATATCTTTGTGAAAACCCGAAACGAAGGCAATTTTTATGTGATTGAAATTTCCGACAAAGGGATGGGTATGGAAACCCAGAACAAAATGAAAATTTTCGAGAAATTCTTCCGTGAAGAAACCGGAAATATTCATAACGTAAAAGGGCAGGGGCTTGGTCTTTCTTATGTGAAAAAGATTGTAGAACTGCACAAAGGTCAGGTCATTGTAGATTCAAATAAAGGTGAAGGAAGTACGTTTATCATCAAACTTCCAATGGCTTAA
- a CDS encoding SRPBCC family protein, with translation MSNDIIFNKDFDENTVYVSKIYDADVKKVWDHFTKAELLDLWWAPKPWKCETESMDFKEGGTWLYSMFGPEGERHYSQVKYGEITENRSFDGLDSFCDENGNLNPDFPEAKWLIGFTGVEEGTKVTVNIHFPSEEDMRKQIEMGFEEGFKTGLNQLEEILSI, from the coding sequence ATGAGTAATGATATTATTTTCAACAAAGATTTTGACGAGAACACAGTGTATGTGTCTAAAATCTACGATGCAGATGTTAAAAAAGTTTGGGATCATTTCACAAAAGCTGAATTACTCGATCTATGGTGGGCTCCCAAACCGTGGAAATGCGAAACAGAGAGCATGGACTTTAAAGAAGGCGGAACGTGGCTCTACTCGATGTTTGGTCCGGAAGGCGAAAGACATTATTCTCAGGTAAAATACGGAGAAATCACAGAAAACCGCAGCTTCGACGGGCTCGATTCTTTCTGCGATGAAAACGGAAATCTCAATCCCGATTTTCCCGAAGCAAAATGGCTCATAGGTTTTACCGGAGTGGAAGAAGGAACGAAAGTGACCGTCAATATCCACTTTCCATCAGAAGAAGATATGAGAAAACAGATAGAAATGGGTTTTGAGGAAGGTTTTAAAACCGGTTTGAATCAACTGGAGGAAATTCTTTCAATTTGA
- a CDS encoding S9 family peptidase produces the protein MKAPQAKKIEKILEIHGDKRTDSYFWMNERENPEVVQYLNEENAYADFIMKDTEAFQEELFEEMKARYKKDDESLPYLFNEYWYIVRYEEGKEYPIFCRKYKTLESPEEILLDVNILAEGQDYFEVGSVAVSPNNELTSFSSDNVSRRIYTINFKNLKTGETLPDKIENTTGKAVWANDNKHIFYIRKDESLRAFQVYRHELGTDSSEDVLIFHEEDETFDVNVFKTKSLEYIFLASSSTISDEHRFIPASDVFADWKIIQPRIDDLEYSVEHYEDEFYIITNADDATNFKIVKTKIDNCGMENWVDVIPHRPEVLLEGFEIFKNYLVIEEREEGLLQIKIIDEKTQESYYLPFSDPTYTAYIGTNLEFETEVLRYGYTSLTQPGSTYEFNMKEKTTVLLKQQEVLGGKFNPENYVSERIWADSRDGETGIPISLVYHKDTVKSAETPVLMYGYGSYGHTVDASFSNVRLSILDRGFIYAIAHIRGGEYLGREWYEEGKMLEKKNTFFDFIDAAKHLVKENYTSSQHLYAMGGSAGGLLVGAVINYEPALFNGIVAQVPFVDVVTTMLDETIPLTTGEYDEWGNPNDEEYYHYMKDYSPYDNVEAKSYPNMLITTGFHDSQVQYWEPAKWTAKLRELKIDDNILIFKTDMSAGHGGASGRFESLKEDALEYAFILKLESR, from the coding sequence ATGAAAGCTCCACAGGCAAAAAAAATAGAAAAAATCCTTGAAATACACGGTGATAAAAGAACTGACAGTTATTTCTGGATGAATGAAAGAGAAAATCCCGAGGTTGTACAGTATCTTAACGAAGAAAATGCTTACGCCGATTTCATAATGAAAGATACTGAAGCCTTTCAGGAGGAGCTTTTCGAAGAAATGAAAGCCAGATACAAGAAAGATGATGAGTCTTTGCCCTACCTTTTCAATGAATACTGGTACATCGTGCGCTATGAAGAAGGAAAAGAATATCCTATTTTCTGCAGAAAATATAAAACGTTAGAAAGTCCGGAAGAAATTCTTTTGGATGTCAATATTCTGGCAGAAGGTCAGGATTATTTTGAAGTCGGAAGCGTTGCGGTTTCTCCCAATAACGAATTGACTTCTTTCTCAAGTGATAATGTGAGCAGAAGAATTTACACCATCAATTTTAAAAATTTAAAAACAGGTGAAACTCTTCCTGATAAAATTGAAAATACCACAGGAAAAGCGGTTTGGGCAAATGATAATAAACATATTTTTTACATCAGAAAAGATGAAAGCTTAAGGGCTTTTCAGGTGTACAGACATGAATTGGGAACCGATTCTTCAGAAGATGTTCTGATTTTTCATGAAGAAGATGAAACTTTTGATGTCAATGTTTTTAAAACGAAATCTTTAGAATATATTTTCCTTGCAAGCTCGAGTACGATTTCGGATGAGCACAGATTTATTCCGGCAAGCGATGTTTTTGCAGACTGGAAAATCATTCAGCCAAGAATTGATGATCTGGAATATTCTGTAGAGCATTACGAAGATGAATTTTACATTATTACCAACGCAGACGATGCTACCAATTTCAAAATTGTAAAAACAAAAATTGACAATTGCGGAATGGAAAACTGGGTAGATGTCATCCCTCACCGTCCCGAAGTCTTGTTGGAAGGTTTTGAGATTTTTAAAAACTATCTTGTCATCGAAGAAAGGGAGGAGGGACTTTTGCAGATTAAAATTATCGACGAAAAGACGCAGGAATCTTATTATCTGCCATTTTCAGATCCGACTTATACTGCGTACATCGGGACAAATCTGGAATTTGAAACTGAAGTTTTACGTTATGGCTATACATCTCTTACTCAGCCTGGTTCGACCTATGAATTCAATATGAAGGAAAAAACCACTGTTCTTTTAAAGCAACAGGAGGTTTTAGGCGGAAAATTTAATCCTGAAAATTATGTTTCAGAAAGAATTTGGGCAGATTCAAGAGATGGCGAAACGGGAATTCCGATTTCGTTGGTTTATCATAAAGATACAGTAAAATCTGCTGAAACACCCGTTTTGATGTACGGTTACGGAAGTTATGGTCATACTGTTGATGCAAGTTTTTCAAATGTAAGACTGTCGATTTTAGACCGTGGATTTATTTATGCCATCGCCCACATCCGTGGAGGAGAATATTTGGGTAGAGAATGGTATGAGGAAGGCAAAATGCTCGAAAAGAAAAACACTTTCTTTGATTTTATTGATGCTGCGAAGCATTTGGTTAAAGAAAATTACACTTCTTCTCAACATCTATATGCGATGGGAGGAAGTGCAGGCGGACTTTTAGTAGGTGCTGTCATTAATTACGAACCGGCTTTATTCAACGGGATTGTTGCTCAGGTACCTTTTGTAGACGTGGTTACAACGATGCTGGATGAAACGATTCCTTTAACGACCGGAGAATATGACGAATGGGGAAATCCTAATGACGAAGAATATTATCATTATATGAAAGACTATTCGCCGTACGATAATGTAGAAGCGAAATCTTATCCGAATATGCTGATTACGACAGGTTTTCACGATTCTCAGGTTCAGTACTGGGAACCTGCAAAATGGACAGCAAAACTGAGAGAACTTAAAATAGATGACAATATTCTGATCTTTAAAACCGATATGAGTGCCGGCCACGGCGGTGCCAGCGGAAGATTTGAATCATTGAAGGAAGATGCACTGGAGTATGCATTTATTTTAAAATTAGAAAGCAGATAA
- a CDS encoding uroporphyrinogen-III synthase has product MRIKSILVSQPAPSESSPYLEIAKKEKIKIDFRPFIHVEGVDNKELRTQKIDLTQYTGIIFTSKNAVDHYFRLAEELRFTVPDTMRYICQSEAIANYLQKHIVYRKRKISFGEKNFADLAPLFKKFPSEKYLLPSSDVLGPEIPKTLDAANIQWTRAIMYRTVCSDLTDIKIKDYDMLIFFSPQGIKSLQQNFPDFVQNETKIGVFGPTTSAAAEEAGLKVDLMAPTKETPSMTMALEKYIKALHK; this is encoded by the coding sequence ATGAGAATAAAGTCTATATTGGTTTCTCAACCAGCTCCGAGTGAGTCTTCTCCATATCTGGAAATTGCGAAAAAGGAAAAGATTAAGATTGATTTCCGTCCGTTTATCCACGTCGAAGGAGTAGATAACAAAGAATTAAGAACGCAGAAGATTGATCTTACACAGTATACGGGGATTATTTTCACCAGTAAAAATGCGGTTGATCATTATTTCAGATTAGCAGAAGAATTAAGATTTACTGTGCCGGATACAATGCGTTACATCTGCCAGTCTGAGGCAATTGCCAATTATCTTCAGAAGCATATTGTCTACAGAAAAAGAAAGATCAGCTTCGGCGAAAAAAACTTTGCAGATCTTGCACCTCTATTCAAAAAATTCCCTTCAGAGAAATATTTGTTGCCGTCTTCGGATGTTTTAGGGCCGGAAATCCCAAAAACTTTAGATGCAGCCAATATACAGTGGACGAGAGCTATCATGTACAGAACTGTTTGCAGTGATCTTACAGATATTAAAATCAAGGATTATGATATGTTGATTTTCTTCAGCCCACAGGGAATAAAATCTCTACAGCAGAATTTTCCTGATTTTGTACAGAACGAAACTAAAATAGGTGTTTTTGGTCCCACAACTTCCGCAGCAGCTGAGGAAGCAGGACTGAAAGTTGATCTGATGGCGCCTACAAAAGAAACTCCATCCATGACGATGGCACTTGAAAAATACATCAAGGCACTTCACAAATAA
- a CDS encoding DUF4271 domain-containing protein: protein MPLSQTFVDPVRIPENTDWVISILLGCIFLYIFMMNVIERQANLKDFLFQKYFDSSNNLPNWIITSVVFVLVLSVLISQYVPVLPRFITENQVFGFHLNKFGYTLAVISLFYFIRTSLGFLLYHSIGDGKKWNIFYFTSTKMQFVISILLMMLCVAHYYFPIEKNKAFEIYVVAFSFVFIFKVLFYMFHKNNILPQKWYYKFLYICTLQIAPLLMLWKLLFF, encoded by the coding sequence TTGCCATTATCACAGACTTTTGTAGACCCTGTAAGAATCCCCGAAAATACTGATTGGGTGATTTCTATATTGTTAGGATGTATCTTTCTTTATATATTTATGATGAATGTTATTGAAAGGCAGGCTAATCTGAAAGATTTTCTTTTTCAGAAATATTTCGATTCCAGCAACAATCTTCCCAACTGGATCATTACTTCTGTGGTTTTTGTTTTGGTGCTGTCTGTTCTGATTTCGCAGTATGTACCAGTGCTTCCCAGATTTATTACAGAGAATCAGGTTTTCGGTTTTCATCTGAATAAGTTTGGATACACTCTTGCGGTGATCTCGCTGTTTTATTTTATACGCACAAGCCTTGGTTTCCTGCTTTATCACAGCATTGGCGACGGAAAAAAATGGAATATTTTCTATTTTACTTCTACCAAAATGCAGTTTGTAATCAGTATTCTCCTGATGATGCTGTGTGTTGCGCATTATTATTTTCCCATTGAGAAGAATAAGGCGTTTGAAATTTATGTGGTAGCATTTTCTTTTGTGTTCATTTTCAAGGTGTTGTTTTATATGTTTCATAAAAATAATATACTTCCACAGAAATGGTATTATAAATTTTTGTATATTTGCACCCTTCAAATAGCACCTCTTTTGATGCTATGGAAACTTTTATTTTTCTAA
- a CDS encoding polyprenol monophosphomannose synthase, with protein sequence MKKLVIIPTYNEKENIKQIISAVFALEEEFHILVVDDSSPDGTADIVRDLQKEFPHTLHISVRKVKDGLGKAYIHGFKWAIQNQYDYIFEMDADFSHNPEDLPKLFEACKNADMAIGSRYSKGVNVVNWPMGRVLLSYFASKYVRFVLGLPIHDTTAGFVCFSRKVLEEIGLDNVKLKGYGFQIEMKFRTLKKGFKIVEVPIIFTNRILGESKMNGGIIHEAVFGVLNLKWKSIIGRL encoded by the coding sequence ATGAAAAAACTCGTTATCATCCCCACGTACAACGAAAAGGAAAATATTAAACAGATAATTTCCGCTGTTTTTGCATTGGAGGAGGAGTTTCACATTCTCGTGGTAGACGATTCTTCACCCGATGGCACGGCAGATATTGTGAGAGATTTACAGAAAGAATTTCCACACACACTTCATATTTCCGTCAGAAAAGTGAAAGACGGCTTAGGGAAAGCCTATATCCATGGTTTCAAATGGGCGATTCAGAATCAGTACGATTATATTTTTGAGATGGATGCCGATTTTTCTCATAATCCTGAAGATTTACCTAAACTTTTTGAAGCCTGCAAAAATGCCGACATGGCCATCGGTTCGCGTTATTCAAAAGGTGTAAACGTGGTCAATTGGCCGATGGGAAGGGTATTGCTTTCCTATTTCGCTTCAAAATATGTGCGTTTTGTTTTAGGTTTGCCTATTCATGATACAACAGCAGGATTTGTATGCTTTTCAAGAAAAGTTTTGGAAGAAATCGGTTTGGACAATGTTAAATTAAAAGGATACGGCTTTCAGATTGAAATGAAATTCAGAACTTTGAAGAAAGGTTTTAAAATCGTTGAAGTTCCTATCATCTTCACCAACAGAATTTTGGGAGAAAGCAAAATGAACGGCGGAATCATTCACGAAGCTGTTTTTGGAGTCTTAAATTTAAAATGGAAATCTATAATCGGTAGGTTATGA
- a CDS encoding DUF4296 domain-containing protein, producing MKKIFCFFIFLILFSCKKYIDKPKNLIDKETMAELMAEMAINDQVSFMYQGKNLESGTRFILKNYNIKADDFVESYKYYVVNQKMKDIVEDAQKILLEKDPKAEKHVKAKLKSNQNVPNFAR from the coding sequence ATGAAGAAGATATTTTGTTTTTTTATTTTTCTGATATTATTTTCATGTAAAAAATACATCGATAAACCAAAAAATCTTATCGACAAGGAAACAATGGCCGAATTAATGGCAGAAATGGCCATCAACGATCAGGTAAGTTTCATGTATCAGGGAAAAAATCTTGAGAGCGGAACCCGTTTTATCCTTAAAAATTACAATATAAAAGCTGATGATTTTGTTGAAAGCTACAAATATTACGTAGTTAACCAAAAAATGAAAGACATTGTAGAAGATGCCCAGAAAATCCTGCTTGAAAAAGATCCAAAAGCCGAAAAACATGTAAAGGCCAAACTGAAAAGCAATCAGAACGTCCCTAATTTCGCAAGATAA
- the tgt gene encoding tRNA guanosine(34) transglycosylase Tgt — translation MSFFSIEKTSQGKARAGELTTAHGKVQAPIFMPVGTVASVKTVHQRELKEDIKAQIILGNTYHLYLRPGMEVMQAAGGLHKFMNWDLPILTDSGGFQVFSLSGTRKMSEEGVKFKSHIDGSVHLFTPEKSMEIQRQIGADIFMAFDECVAYPEEYNQVKQSMEMTHRWLKRCMNWNEQNPELYGHKQTFFPIVQGSTFSDLRKISAEVISEAGAEGNAIGGLSVGEPEEEMYRITDEVTDILPKEKPRYLMGVGTPWNILESIGLGIDMMDCVMPTRNARNAMLFTWQGVMNMKNEKWKQDFSPLDEFGTSFVDREYSKAYVRHLFVSKEYLAKQIASVHNLAFYLDLVKVAREHILAGDFYEWKNSVMPVLRQRL, via the coding sequence ATGAGTTTCTTTAGTATAGAAAAAACCTCTCAGGGCAAAGCAAGAGCCGGCGAACTGACTACTGCACACGGAAAAGTTCAGGCTCCCATTTTTATGCCTGTAGGAACTGTTGCCAGCGTAAAAACAGTGCACCAGAGAGAGTTAAAAGAAGATATAAAAGCACAGATCATCCTCGGAAATACGTATCACCTATACCTACGTCCCGGAATGGAAGTGATGCAGGCAGCAGGCGGTCTTCATAAATTTATGAACTGGGACCTTCCTATTCTTACAGACTCAGGCGGTTTTCAGGTTTTTTCGCTTTCTGGGACGAGAAAAATGTCTGAAGAAGGCGTGAAATTCAAATCCCATATCGACGGTAGCGTTCATTTATTCACTCCTGAAAAATCTATGGAAATTCAGAGACAGATCGGAGCTGATATTTTCATGGCTTTCGATGAATGCGTTGCCTATCCTGAAGAATACAATCAGGTAAAACAATCTATGGAAATGACGCACCGCTGGCTGAAAAGATGCATGAACTGGAATGAACAAAATCCTGAACTCTACGGCCACAAGCAAACATTTTTCCCGATTGTACAGGGTTCCACTTTTTCAGACTTAAGAAAAATTTCTGCGGAAGTTATTTCTGAAGCCGGAGCTGAAGGAAATGCGATTGGAGGACTCTCAGTTGGCGAACCTGAAGAAGAAATGTACAGAATTACCGACGAGGTGACAGACATTCTCCCAAAAGAAAAACCAAGATATTTAATGGGAGTAGGAACTCCATGGAATATTTTGGAATCCATCGGACTTGGAATTGACATGATGGACTGCGTAATGCCAACCAGAAATGCCAGAAACGCAATGCTTTTCACATGGCAGGGCGTTATGAACATGAAAAATGAAAAATGGAAGCAGGATTTTTCTCCGCTGGACGAGTTTGGGACAAGTTTTGTTGACCGTGAATATTCCAAAGCTTATGTAAGACATTTATTTGTTTCAAAAGAATATCTTGCAAAGCAGATTGCATCTGTTCATAACCTTGCGTTCTATTTAGATTTGGTAAAAGTGGCAAGAGAACATATTTTGGCAGGAGATTTCTACGAGTGGAAAAACTCTGTAATGCCTGTTTTAAGACAAAGACTTTAA
- a CDS encoding LptF/LptG family permease: MKIVDRYIVRKYLGTFSFMLILLSIVVLVIDVQQKIPRIENATAVDPKLNLTYFLIHFYPFWIINLVVTFLAILVFISVIYFTSRMANNTEIVAIISSGASFHRFAKPYLLTSLFIALISLTVNHLVLPWANMKKNELEAYTYNAAKKDKILGTAPVSAQLSKTEYIFVNSWNKKENSGYGFAYQKFDKNRKLVYELKANDVLWDVKKKQFVLNSYMEKTVNKNDTQKLANGYEIRKSYGQAPEELFPNQLLGQNKPTPELLDFINREKQKGNSNLNSHLNELHQRTAMPVAIVLLTFLALSLASQKKRGGLGVNLAIGISLAFVFVFSFEALKVVSENKAISPALAMWLPNIAFFPLTLYLYLKRANQ; the protein is encoded by the coding sequence CTGAAAATTGTAGACAGATATATCGTCAGAAAATACCTTGGGACATTCAGTTTCATGCTTATTTTGCTGTCTATTGTGGTTTTGGTAATTGATGTACAGCAGAAAATCCCAAGAATTGAAAATGCCACAGCGGTAGATCCAAAACTGAATCTTACATATTTTTTGATTCACTTTTACCCATTCTGGATTATCAATCTTGTGGTGACTTTCCTCGCGATTCTTGTTTTTATTTCGGTAATTTACTTCACTTCGAGAATGGCCAACAATACGGAAATTGTAGCCATTATCAGCAGCGGCGCAAGTTTTCACAGGTTTGCAAAGCCATATCTTCTCACATCCTTATTTATTGCTCTGATTTCGCTTACGGTAAATCACCTCGTATTACCCTGGGCCAACATGAAGAAAAATGAGCTGGAAGCATACACCTACAATGCGGCGAAAAAAGATAAAATTCTCGGCACCGCGCCAGTTTCGGCACAATTAAGCAAAACTGAATATATTTTTGTGAATTCATGGAACAAAAAAGAAAACAGCGGTTATGGATTTGCCTATCAGAAGTTTGATAAAAACCGAAAACTTGTCTACGAATTAAAGGCCAATGATGTTCTCTGGGATGTAAAAAAGAAACAGTTTGTTCTGAACAGTTACATGGAAAAAACCGTTAATAAAAACGACACTCAAAAACTTGCCAATGGCTATGAAATAAGAAAAAGTTACGGTCAGGCTCCTGAAGAACTTTTCCCAAATCAGCTTCTAGGACAGAATAAACCGACACCTGAACTTTTAGATTTCATCAACCGTGAAAAACAGAAAGGAAACAGCAATTTAAATTCACATCTCAATGAGCTTCATCAGAGAACTGCGATGCCGGTTGCCATTGTTTTACTTACTTTTTTAGCGCTTTCTTTAGCCTCACAAAAGAAAAGAGGTGGCTTGGGTGTAAATCTTGCCATCGGAATCTCACTCGCTTTCGTTTTCGTATTTTCATTTGAAGCATTAAAAGTAGTTTCAGAAAACAAGGCAATTTCTCCGGCACTGGCGATGTGGTTACCCAACATTGCTTTTTTTCCTTTAACGCTTTATCTTTATCTGAAAAGAGCCAATCAGTAA
- a CDS encoding biotin--[acetyl-CoA-carboxylase] ligase produces MEGLIYLDHCSSTNDEAASFLLYPDSNFIAVCSFNQTKGRGQYGNSWKSVAGKNLAYSIAVNCESVKVSDFLFNYYTAVLVRHFLANLTDKSVKIKWPNDVIIQNKKVCGILLEKKKINGNQYFIIGIGINVLQEDFDDISTAGSVLTQTSKTFDLKEFSENFHEFMVENLKSIPSETDILSRFNENLFKKDEISVFEKDGIRQNGIIRCADANGEIHIEFEGGMQKFYHKEIKLLY; encoded by the coding sequence ATGGAAGGCCTCATTTATCTTGATCACTGCTCTTCTACTAATGACGAAGCAGCTTCATTTTTACTTTATCCGGATTCAAATTTTATTGCCGTCTGTAGTTTTAATCAAACGAAAGGTCGCGGGCAGTACGGAAATTCATGGAAATCAGTGGCAGGTAAAAATCTGGCTTACAGTATCGCAGTGAACTGTGAGTCTGTAAAAGTCTCCGATTTCTTGTTCAATTATTATACCGCAGTTTTAGTTAGACATTTTCTTGCCAATCTGACGGATAAATCTGTGAAAATTAAATGGCCTAACGATGTGATCATTCAGAATAAAAAAGTGTGCGGAATTCTTTTGGAAAAGAAAAAAATTAATGGAAACCAATATTTCATCATCGGTATCGGAATTAATGTTCTGCAGGAGGATTTTGATGATATAAGCACGGCAGGATCTGTTTTAACGCAGACTTCCAAAACATTCGATCTCAAAGAATTTTCTGAAAATTTCCATGAATTTATGGTTGAAAATTTAAAATCAATTCCATCTGAAACTGATATTTTAAGTAGGTTTAATGAAAACTTATTTAAAAAAGATGAAATCTCTGTTTTTGAAAAGGATGGAATCAGACAAAATGGCATCATCCGTTGTGCTGATGCAAATGGTGAAATTCATATCGAATTTGAGGGCGGAATGCAGAAATTTTATCATAAAGAGATAAAACTTCTTTACTGA
- the rsfS gene encoding ribosome silencing factor, whose amino-acid sequence MSNTTEKQQLIDKIVEAIQDVKGEDVMIFDLTKIENSVAETFIICSGNSNTQVSALAGSIEKKVRNDLQDRPWHVEGTENAMWVLVDYVSVVVHIFQKETREYYDIEELWGDAVITRIENAI is encoded by the coding sequence ATGAGCAACACGACAGAAAAACAACAATTAATAGATAAAATAGTAGAAGCTATTCAGGATGTAAAAGGAGAAGATGTAATGATCTTTGATTTAACAAAAATCGAAAACTCGGTAGCCGAAACTTTTATTATATGCAGCGGAAATTCCAACACTCAGGTATCTGCTTTGGCAGGATCCATCGAGAAAAAGGTTCGTAACGACCTACAGGACAGACCATGGCACGTAGAAGGTACAGAAAACGCGATGTGGGTTTTGGTAGACTACGTAAGCGTGGTTGTACATATTTTCCAGAAAGAAACACGTGAATATTACGATATCGAAGAACTTTGGGGAGACGCTGTGATTACGAGAATCGAAAACGCAATCTAA